The proteins below come from a single Tachysurus fulvidraco isolate hzauxx_2018 chromosome 26, HZAU_PFXX_2.0, whole genome shotgun sequence genomic window:
- the LOC113653863 gene encoding complement C1q-like protein 4, which translates to MERNVLHMLVVFLLMPLSSRPQETELERTSQDLCGELKHLRELVSQQADTLSEIKVKMVYIEKEKADKEEQLMAVKTELETMKKLNAERPKVAFSAGLAAGQKGPFNTESMLIYSKVISNIGGAYNPYTGVFTAPVKGAYYVRFTAAAYNSNSHNMGVHLYKNNQHLMHLGEYDKDGNARHVSGALVLELEVGDVVYLRLLTNYALYDDTLLRNTFSGFLIFPS; encoded by the exons ATGGAGAGAAACGTGCTCCACATGCTCGTGGTGTTTCTGCTGATGCCTCTGTCGAGCAGACCGCAGGAGACGGAACTTGAGAGAACTTCTCAGGATCTGTGCGGTGAGCTGAAGCATCTCCGAGAACTCGTGTCTCAGCAGGCGGACACTTTATCCGAGATCAAGGTGAAGATGGTGTACAtcgagaaagagaaagcag ATAAAGAAGAGCAGCTGATGGCTGTGAAGACCGAACTGGAGACCATGAAGAAACTGAACGCTG AGCGGCCGAAGGTGGCGTTCAGCGCCGGATTAGCTGCGGGACAGAAAGGACCGTTTAACACTGAAAGCATGCTGATCTACAGTAAAGTCATCAGCAACATCGGAGGAGCGTATAACCCATACACAG GTGTGTTCACGGCTCCGGTCAAAGGCGCCTACTACGTCCGCTTCACTGCCGCCGCCTACAACAGTAACAGCCACAACATGGGTGTTCACCTGTACAAGAACAACCAGCACCTCATGCACCTGGGCGAGTACGACAAAGACGGAAATGCCAGACACGTGTCCGGGGCTCTTGTGCTGGAGCTGGAGGTCGGTGACGTGGTGTACCTTCGCCTCCTTACCAACTACGCCCTCTACGACGATACGCTGCTCCGCAACACCTTCAGCGGCTTCCTCATCTTCCCTTCATGA
- the agtr2 gene encoding type-2 angiotensin II receptor codes for MDSDSSSLNLSTSSDPTSLSDVSNRSCDYLSLSTHHYQKTLIPVMYFLIFILGFLGNMLAVCVLGQKSLRCTVANTYLLNLALSDLVFLIGLPFWAVHYLRDYDWPFGSFMCKLCSSLTSLNTYASIYFIMGMSIDRYRVIVYPLQSHCTETVYHARTVFHARCVCAVIWVLATLTTIPALVFRETHYSTEYNITFCAMNYPNMHWHGMLTLAKNTFGFLIPLIVIATCYSRIRCHLLATPELVEPDPSRLERVRRVAFAIVTAFFVCWFPFHTLSFMSVLQELGVVWSCKVQQVMSIVFAPALCLGFANSAINPLLYCFVGNRFRQQLRRLWEAKVQKMGKQRSDSVSMQISSFSRKLSETKDTMASVNVEDKL; via the coding sequence ATGGATTCAGACTCCTCCTCCCTTAATCTGAGCACGTCGAGCGATCCGACGTCCCTCAGTGACGTCTCGAACCGGTCGTGCGATTATCTCTCGCTTTCCACCCATCACTACCAGAAGACCCTCATTCCTGTTATGTACTTCCTAATCTTCATCCTGGGTTTCCTTGGGAACATGCTAGCAGTGTGTGTGCTAGGTCAGAAGTCGCTGAGGTGCACTGTTGCTAACACGTACCTGTTGAACCTGGCCCTGTCCGACCTCGTCTTTCTTATCGGCCTTCCGTTCTGGGCGGTGCATTACCTCCGAGATTACGACTGGCCATTTGGTTCATTCATGTGCAAGCTGTGCAGCTCTTTGACCTCGCTAAACACCTACGCTAGCATCTACTTCATCATGGGAATGAGCATCGATCGGTATCGCGTCATCGTCTACCCTCTGCAGTCACACTGCACCGAGACTGTGTATCACGCCAGGACCGTGTTTCatgccaggtgtgtgtgtgccgtgatCTGGGTCCTAGCGACTCTCACCACCATCCCGGCGCTTGTTTTCCGGGAAACGCATTACTCTACCGAGTACAATATCACATTCTGCGCGATGAACTACCCTAACATGCACTGGCACGGGATGCTAACGCTTGCTAAAAACACCTTTGGCTTTCTGATCCCTTTAATTGTCATAGCAACCTGCTACAGCCGAATCAGGTGTCACCTGCTAGCCACCCCGGAGCTGGTGGAACCTGATCCATCACGTCTGGAGCGCGTTCGGCGTGTTGCATTTGCCATAGTTACGGCGTTCTTCGTCTGCTGGTTCCCGTTTCACACGCTGTCCTTCATGAGCGTGTTGCAGGAGCTCGGCGTGGTCTGGAGCTGTAAAGTTCAGCAGGTGATGAGCATCGTGTTCGCTCCGGCGCTCTGCCTCGGCTTCGCCAACTCCGCCATCAACCCGCTGCTCTATTGTTTTGTGGGGAACCGATTTCGGCAGCAGCTGCGCCGACTCTGGGAGGCAAAAGTGCAAAAGATGGGAAAGCAGCGGAGCGACTCTGTGAGCATGCAGATCAGCTCATTCTCAAGAAAACTCAGTGAGACCAAAGATACAATGGCTTCTGTTAATGTGGAGGACAAACTGTGA